From the genome of Pelosinus fermentans DSM 17108:
ATAATTTTCTTATCGATAAGTCCATCCATAAATACAACAAGAACTTTAATCTTAGGCTGGTCTGAGATGGTAATGCTTCGAATTACCACATCCTTATTCACAGGCAGCTGATAAATGGATTCTAACATGCTCTTATTTTCACCTAAGTCTGTACTTATCACAGTATTATTGTACATACCGTCAATGCTGTGATTCTTTTTCGTATACTTTTTAATTTCCTTCCATTCAGTCTGTATCATTTCAAACTCGGCTTTAATTTTCTTGACGATTTCATGTTTTTCTTTACTTCGTAAATCCTTACTGCTTTTTTGCATAAACGCATCTAATTTTTTCGCATAATTGATCATGAACTCTAACTCTCGTATGCCCTCTGTGACAGTAGCAGGAGGGAAAAATTCACCGTCGATTTCTGCTTTTTCCTTCTGCGTCTCATTCAAAACAAAAGGAGTCGGCTGATCAGGCGGCTGATATACCAGTACATCTTTGATTCCCGTAATCAGATTACTGATCATACTTTTTCCCATACCGCCACCTCCTCAATATTTCATTATAGCTTTTACCAAAATGTATTTTTTTACTACTCAATATGAAAATAGAGGCTACTTCCACCAAAGACAGCAGCCACTATCAGCCTCGTATAAGAAAAAGCTGGGCGTCCTAAAAAATAAAGCCTTTTGAACCGCGAAGACGCGAAGGACACAAAGTTTTATATTTTTTTGTGCACTCCTTTGTGTGCCGCGATAGCGGCATTGTGCCTTTGTGGTTCATACAATCTTATCTTTTTTGCATCTATAAACTTATACTTCTCTCCTTATAAAAAAACAAGGATTTAAGCAAGTTAAAACTCGCCTAAATCCTCGTCTTGATGTATTGCAACATCTTACTTTTTCTAATGTCCGCCAGCACCTAATTTGCGCTGCAGGATTCTACTCGGTATGGTAAACAATAAATTTAATATAAGAATTGTAATGATTAATAATGCTCCAGACCCATTTGCAATTTCCACTCTGTCAGGTACAAGTCCTACAGCCATAACATACCAAAGATGTACAGCTAAGGTTTCACCTGCTGCAGTCACATCAAAATTGACAATTTGCCGTCCAACTGTCGTACCAGCTGTAAAAATCAAGATGGCTGTTTCACCTAATGCTCTCCCCGCAGTCAGCGTAACACCCGTAATAATGCCAGGCAATGCATTTGGTAAAACAACCCGCCAAATCGTCTGCCACTTCGTAGCACCAAGAGCCAAACTTGCTTCACGATAATGCACGGGAACATTTCGCACGGACTCCTCCGTCACTCTGACTAGAACAGGCAGATTAAGCAGCATTAATGTTAAAGCTCCCCCGATAATACTGAATCCCATGCCCAATGCATTGACAAAGATAATCATGCCAAATAACCCTAATACAATGGATGGAACCGTTGCCAGACTCTCTGTACTCAACCGAATCAAATCCGTCAGTTTATTATCACGAGCATACTCGGCTAAATACACCCCTGCGCCAATGGCCAATGGTATGGAAACTAAGAGGGATAAAAATAAAATGTAAAAAGAGTTAAATAACTGAGCTCCTACACCGCCGCCGGCTTGAATATCACTGGATTTACCAAAAATAAAATCCCATGACAGTACAGGTACCCCTTTGTATAAAATATAAAGCAAGAAAGCAGCCAATATACCTAAGATTACAATACCTGCCAGCCACATTAGCAGCGTAGCTAGCTTATCAAAAACTTTTGCAGACATTTAGATCACCTTCTTTCTGGCAATTCGGCGAATAATCAAAATCATTAACAAGGATAACACTAACAGCACAAATGCCATTAGGAACAACGCATTTCCCCAAGCTGAACCAAAGGGAGTATTGCCCATTTCCACAACAATTTCACTAGGCAGTGTAGAAGTAGGCATAAATAAAGATGTAGCTAATTGTGGAGTATTGCCAATTACCATTTGAACTGCCATGGTTTCCCCTACCGCTCTTGCCATAGCTAAAATAATCGAGGTCAAAATTCCAGGCAATGCAGAAGGTAAAAGAACATGCCAAATCGTTTGCCATCTTGTTGCTCCCAGAGCTAAGGAAGCTTCCTCCAGACTCTTTGGTACTGCTCGAAGAGCATCTTCTGAAATACTCACAATCGTAGGTAAAATCATAATCGCTAGAATAATCGAAGCGGCTAATAAACCAAAGCCGATATTTACATTAAAATAGGTTCGAATAAAAGGTACAATGATCGTTAGGCCCACAAAGCCATATACGACAGAAGGAATCGCTACATATAAATCCGTAGCTGGTCTCATAATTTTACTCAACCAAGCTGGAGCAATTTTCGCCATAAAAATCGCACCAGCCAATCCTAAAGGCGCGCCCAATAAAATGGATAGTACAGTAACTGCTAAAGAACCTACGATAAAACTTAAGGCACCATACTCCAGCCCCATTGGATCCCATTTTGCTGAAAAAAAGAAGTCTAAAGGACTTACTTCTTTAAAGGTCAAGAGCCCCTGTCCGCCGACAAAAACAATGATTGTAACAATAATAATCGTCATCAAACTTGCGCTGGCAATAAATAGATACCTCATATAATGATCATATAATAGTTTCGTTTTATGTTCTTTACTTACTAATTGCATTTTAAATCCTCCTGTTAAGCTTACGCCAACCTTTAAGCCTATGCATAGAAGCTACATCAAGACTTCTCGTAGTTAAATTGTAACCTATTCCTAATTTCCCTTTGTTAAGGGATTGTTACGGTTTTGTTAAATTTCACTGATCTTATTACCTCTTATTGCTTATTACACAAGCATTCTTTAGCCTTATCACTTATTACCGCATGTTGTTTTTTAGGCATGACTGCGGTATTTTTTGCGGTAAAAAAACACTGCTAAATGGCAATATCATCCATCTGTTTTGATAATGCTTCTATTGCTTTGCTAGCATCCCCAGGGATTAAATGCCCATAAGTATCCATCGTGATATTAATATTAGCATGTCCCACTATTTCAGAAATTAACTTAATATTATTCCCTGCACTAATCATTTGGCTTACAAACGTATGTCTTAAAGTATGCGGTGTACACTCTTTGCTTATGCCTAGCTGATTAATAACTTTATTAAATTGTATCCTCATATTATTAGGACTTAAATAAAGCCCATTATAATCACAGAATACCATATTTTCCTTGTTATATTCTTTTCCTATTTGCAGCTTTTCTTTAGCTTGCTCAGCTTTATGCTGCTTAATAATATCAATTAACTTTGGCAATATGGGTACATCGCGTGGTTTACCTGTTTTAGTTGGTCCTAATTCACATTTTTTCAGTTTGCTATTGTAGTTTAAACTATGATTGATGTGAATCGTATTCTTTTTAAAATTTATATCTGCCCAGCTTAAACCTAACACTTCTCCGATTCTAGCTCCGCTATATACAGATAACACATAAAATAAATAATTTCTTGTTCCTTTGGTTTCGCTTAATAATAACTTCAATTCATCCTTAATAAGTGGTACAACCTTCTTTTTCCCTTTAGGTGGAACCTGCAATCCTTCGGCAGGGTTATTTAATATATATTTATTCTTAACAGCCATACTCAAAGATTGCTGCAGCACCACACGAATAATTCCACAAGTTTGACCGCTATATTTTTTCTCAGACTCATTTATAAATTTTTGCAATAAATTATGCCGGATTTTCTTTAATGGCATGTCTTTTAATTTATCACTTATCCATAATTTATAGCAATAACTATATAAATTATAGGTTCCACTGCTAACCTTATCCTTTTTGTATGTTTCCAACCACTCATCTATCCATTTTCCTAACGTCAGCTTGTCGGCCTGAGAAGTCACAGAACAACCATTCTTAGCCTGTTCAATTAAACTGTCACGTTTGGCAATAACCTCTTTCTCAGATAGACCATACACACTCCTACGCTTACTAGTCCCTTCATCATCAGTAATTGTAATGTCAATTCTCCAACGCCTATCTTTTAACTGTCTTGGCCTTGTACCATACCCATTAGGCAACCTTTTTCCAGCCATTAATCCCGCCCCCAATTATATATTTACTTAAAAGAAAGGCAGGAGTATTAACCTCCTGCACGACCTTTTTTAAAAATCACACCATCTTCATATCCTTGACGAGGATAATTTCTAGTATTTCTGTCGTAGTATATCTGCTCCTTTCTGACTATCGATTGCAGGGCTTTCCTTCACAGCCGCGTTTTTCTTTTCCAACCTAATAGCAATCTGAATTAAAATCCGTAATGCTGTTGTTCCTCTTTTCATGTTTTCCTTCATCTCTTTACTTTATTTGGGCGGGACTCAATTCCCCGTGCAGGATAATTCCATAGCACCAGGGTAAAGTTCTAAAAATTTATCTGAATCCCCTGGATCAACGGCATATTTACCCTCATCAATCTAACCCATTCAATATATCTTTTAAATCTACACTCTGATATTCTCTTGTGACTCCACTATTTCATAGGCTTTCATTCTTCTGCTCCTTTGATATTATTTGTACCGACATTCTTGCGTCTTCAAAAGCTTTCAGGTCTTCCGGCCTTATACGATATTTTTTGCCCGTCTGGATAGCATTAAGTTTCTTTTCTCTAATCCATGACCATATAGTAATTTTCTTAACGCCATATCTTTCTGCAACATCATCACATGTTAAAAACTTTTCCATAACATTTTTTGGTGTTCGCATTAAAGAGTTACTATCTGTAGGTCTTATAGCTTTCTTGGTAGGTTTTATAAACTTTATAGTATTCGTAAAATTTATAGGTTTAGCATGCCTTATATTTGATTCAAAACATTCCTCTAATTTTGTTTTAGGTATTCGCCATAAATACCCGATCTTAATTCCTGGAATATCGCCTGAGTTCAACAAATCCACTATAACCTTCTCATTTACCTTTAATATTTTACCTAATTCTTCTGGTGTTAAATATTCGTCCATAGTTATCCCCCTTAGAATTTACTATGGCACAATAATTCATTTATCACCTATATTTCACCTTTTGCATTGTCGCAATTTAAACAATAAGCTTCATTTCCAGAGTATCTGCATCCTGAAAGCCTTTAGCGTAAAAGCCTTCTACTGCTTCTCTAATTAGCTTAAATCGGCTTAGATGGATGGCGTAACCATCTTCTATTTGTTGGCTCTGGCGGTACATCAGGTCTAGACTATATAAGAGATCATCAAGCTCAGCTTGTTTGTCAGTATTCATATGGAATATTTCCTGCATTACTATGTTATTTGGCTTATCCTTTAGCTTTAATAGTTGAGTAAATGGATTATATGGCAACTCGGGCTGAGATGTTTCATCTACAATCGTTTTATTGATAATATCAATAGCCATTTTCGAGTCTAATGCCTGCTCGAATATTACATCTATTGCCTTGCTGAGTTTATCATAACTATTCACTCCTTTATCCCACATTGCAGCAAACAGTTCAAAATATTTATAGTCTACAGTTTTAATTTGGAAATCAAACGGTTCAGGCTCAACTATCCACGGCTTTATAGATTCTTCTTGGCAGAAAAAGTCCATACTTGTTTTAAAGATTGTAGCCACCATATACAATTCATCGCCATTAATTTCACGACCAATTATAGTTTGAAGTCTCTCATAGCCTTTCATAAGTTTATAACCTCCCCCTATTTTTAGCCCAATCCAAAAGCTCCTGAGTTAAAAACCTCTTGTGAGAACCGACAGGGAACCAAGGGATAGCATCTTGACTAACCAACTCATACAATTTGCTTCTAGATATTTTCAAAAAAACAGAAGCTTCATTCACGGTTAGAATATGAGATACTTGTTTGATTGGCTGTATCTCTATTTTTGTTTCTACGGGGGCAGAAGTTCCACATTCGGGGCAAAATTTTGCTTTTGTTGGGATTGTTATACCGCATTTACATTGCATTTAAATAACCTCGCTTTTTTCAATTTTAGTAAATTGGTTACTTCATATAAGGAAAAGTCATTTTGACTTCGGCAACGAATCATTAGTAAATATTTATATTTTTTCAGCCATCATTGCAAACTTTATACCATCAAGAAAGCCCTTATTGTAATGCACATAAGTAGTGCTGGTTTGCAAATGAAATATAGCTGCCTTTATATCTTCTGTTAATTCTTTATTTTCGAGTTTCTCTAACATTTCCACTAAGTATTCACTGGACAAGCCTGCAGCATCTAGCTTTTCACCAATCATAAGCTGCCGTTTTAAAACAAGCTCTTGCCATCCCTCTTCAAACTCACCTACTGGAAGCGTTTGACCTGTAATAATACTTCTTAACATTTTACTCACTCCTTTTTACATACATCACTGTATTTATTATTACCTTCATTGTATATTTCATAGTCCATATTGTCAATACTTCATTGTACTTAATCAGATCTTTATTTGATTTATTGCATTAATCATTGTACAATGTTAATAAAAAATTAGAGAGGTAATTAATGTGATAAAATTCAAATTAGATCGTATTATGTTTGAAAAAGACAAAATAAAAGTACCCAAGCTGCAGGAATTGAGCGGAGTAAACAAAAATACACTTTACGCCATTTATAACAACACGGCAACAAGGGTAGACTTGTCTGTATTGAACCGCCTTTGTGCTGCTCTCAACTGTCAGCCTGGGGATCTGTTAGAGTATGTGCCATCCCAAATAGAAGAATAATCATATTTTACCTACGTAGCTCTGTTACAAAGAAGTTATTTAATATCAAAAAGTTGCTTGGGCTCATTTCGCCTTATATCATCAAACTTCTGATATAAGTATAACAATGATGTTGGAGGAAATTTTCGATGTATGACAAATTAATAGCCGTTCTGCTAGGAGCATTTTTAGGATTTATATTTGGCAATGCAAATAAATTTCTAATTGATCCTTTAATAGATTTAAAAAAGGCAATTAGCGATGCTAAATACACTTTAGAATTTACTAAAAACAAATATACTTCCCCCTTATATTCAGGTACAACAAAATATGATAACTATGAGAAAGTTGAGAAAAAGTATAAGGACGTAGAAACCAGTTTAAGAGTGTCAGCGTCTCGCCTAAGAGTTTCTATCGATAGCGTGGTATGGTTTAAAATGTTTCACCTTATTGGATTAATCCCTAGTGAAGAAAATTTAAAAAGTGCAGCAAGTAGATTATTACGCCTTTCAGAGCATACACTTAGAGGGCTGACCCGTGAAAATACCGAAGACGGGGATAAATGTATCAAGGAATTAAATAGCAGAATTTGGAGAGAATAAATTAAAATTATCTACCAAACCACCCCGGCCACCGTGCCGGTTTTCTTTTTGCCTATTTTGGGCGGGTCATTATCAATACAGAACTATTTAAAATTTTGCAGAAAGTAAATGCTAAGCCAGACATATAACTCATTTATTAATTTCACTTATTAATTAAAGCATTATTATTATTGATACTTATATTTATTGTCTCACTAGACCGCCATAAATCGTCCATACGCATTTTTCATCCTGCAGACGACCAAACTTATCACACCAACATATTAAACTAGCGTAACGGTTAATTCTTCGTATAGCCTGAGGCAATAAGGTAAGAGTTTATTTAAATATTCGTGTATATAAGTTTAGGAGAGGGCAAAAATGCCCTCTCCTAAGAATTTAGTTTATCGCTAACAACCAAATTGCCAGCAGACTACTTTATAATTTCAGCTTTAACTATTGCAGATGTATGGTTTTCGTCTAACAATATGGGGTCATTTGCTTCTTGATCAACAATACCTTTTACACTTATCTTTCTTTCAAACACACTCTCTCTGGAAGGAATAGCTAACACTATAGGCCATTCTCTCCCATTTTTATCTGCTAATATAAAAGGCTGTGATTCATAGCTACCAAATGCAGTAGAAAAATTTCTTCCACCTTTCTTACCATTCCCTGCAACCACCTCGCCGCTTATGATTACCATTTGTCCATGTTTTACTTTACTTGAATCTCCACCATTTCGAAGATCAATAACTATTTTGTCTTTATCAGATGAAGTTAGTTTGTGAAGTAAGCTTTCTTTTGCCGAACTTGTTACATTTTCAGTTTTTACAGGTTCGATAGCTTGCATGTTAGGCGTTTCTTTTTTATCTGTAAATACAACTAATCCAATTATTAATACTGTTATTACGATCCGAACTGCCTTACTATAATGTTTGTACTTCCACAATAGAAACACCCCTGCAGGGAAGAAACAAATAATGACTAGCCACAAAAACCACTTCTTTTGATAAAATTTTTCTTTATTCTCATTCATTATATCACCATAACCTTTGTTATAATCCTAATTGTTTTTTCGCTAAATTATAAATTTTCTCATCTAGAGAATCAGGTTCAATGGGATACCATTTTGACTTCATGGTTTCTCTAAAAAGCTCTTTTCTATCTTCATTATAATAAACAGCAGCTTCTTCTTTCAATTCATCGTTATTAACATCAAAATTGAATTTCCAGTAAATCTCAGAAACATTAGATAGATTAACAATGCGTTTAGGGTATTTAATCCTAAGTTGATCTTGAATACTGTTCTTCGTTTTATCTGAAATACCAGAAATTTTTACCCAACAAGCTAATATCTTACTATTATTTTTATCAATTTTGCCTATAGATATAGTCTGTGTGTCAAGCGATATTATCCCTTTTTCACTACTTTTAACTTCTAACCACCGATCATTACTAGCAAAAACAATGGACGATAGCAAAAGTAAACATAGTCCTGTTAAAACAACTAGCTTCTTCACAATCCCACCCCTTCAATTGTTAATTATTAGAAATATCATATCATTATTAATCATATAAGAAAACTCCCTAAGCACTAAGCCGAGGGAGTTGCTTCTCATGTTAAATTTACTCATCCACTATTGTTAATAAAACTTTCAAACATTCTTGGCAACAAGCCATACTATCAAAGTCTTTTACAATAAGATCAACTTCTAAATTTCCTTTAATTGCTTCACCCACTGCCTTACTATAATACATAGGGATATATCCAATTTTATAATTATCTTTATATACCGCTACAGCATCTGGATCATAATGATTACTGGGTTCTAGCTCTAATCTTAGAATTTCTCCTTTTTGTAATGGGATTTTAATCGTACATCTATTGTCAATCTTGTCATTACACAAATTACAGTGTCGTACACCCGCAATAAAAAATTCCCTAGTGGCTTTGATATTTTCTTTAACTTTAGAAAGATCAATAGGCTCAATAAACTCCAAAGTATCAATTGGAGATCTGCCACCACTTTTTTTTAATAGTTCAAACGAATCATAGTTCTCCAAATTATATTTACTTAAGATATTATTAATATCCTTTCTCTTTTCATCCGGCAATCTTGTTCCAAATGCCGGAAACAAAACATTATTAATATACTCTTTTTTTAAATCAGGAAACGCAACAATTCCATTAAAGCCTTTTTCACAAGCCTTATCAATAGTTTCCTTTTTATATCTAAAACTATATTTTATTCCCTTAGTAAGTGTTCCAACAACAAACCTCTGTCGGGTATTTAAATCTTTCCAAACTACTTCTAAGGTATTCATAGTCAACTTCCTCATTTCAAATTATATATTTGCAAAATTTTATCCCTACGGACTTGCAAAAATCTAACAACCAACTGTTTATGTTTTTCACTCATAAATTCACTCGATATAGATTCTACACATTTACTAATTGCTCCATCAGATAATGCATTTCTTAGCTGCTTCACTATATCGATCGTCTGATCATAATATTTATCATTTATATTATTTAGTAAATCAAACTGCCTTGTCTTTCGATTATCCATCCAAGATATAGCAGAAAGCGATTTACTCTCAATTAATGCTTTGAATCTATTACCATCTTTAAAAAAATTGTCAACATCTTCTTCTTTTACGCGACAACATAATGATGAGCCATTATCATAAACAGGAGATATCTTCAATGGATTTCCAGATCTATCTGTAATTATGCCCCAATTACTTTGGTGCCTATCACTATTGCCAATTAAACAATCAAAAATAGGAATTTTAATAAACTCATCAAAAAGTCCAGTATCCTCTATACATTCTTCTATCATCTGCAACGAATACCTTTTATGATTTGTTTCGTCATATAGTGTATTCACATTAAACATTGGATATAATTTCGTTATATATTGGACACCTTCTACCAAGATTTCACTGTTATAATCTAACACTAAATAACTCATTACGCCAATTTCATCTTTGAATATTCCAATTTCCGTTTTTGCACAAGGTATACCTATTAACATAGCTATACTACTGGCAATATTCTCAGCCCAATGTTCTCCAGTCAATAGATTTAATCCACTAGTATGTTCCTTAGGATATTTAAATAATCCGATTTCTTTTGTACGACTGTTCTTTAACCAGTTCTTCTTGCCTCTACCAGAGCCATCAACGGCTTCTTCATAAATTTCCCATTCATCAAAAACAGTTACATCGTTCATTTAGACTCCTAAAAAACTTATACTTTACTTTTATATTATTTTATCACATTAGTCAAGTTTTGTTATATATAAATGTTCATTATTATATATTTATCTCTTTTTATTTTCATAACAATGCAGTTAGGGAATCTAATCAGTATTATATCTTTCTTGTATATTCAATTTCACTAATACACATTCCGTAGCAATAAAAAATTAAACTGTATATAAATTATTTTTCTTTAAAAACACATTACCTGCATATCGCTTTATTTACACAACAAAAAGAGTCACCCGCCCAAAATACGGATAACTCCTTAATGATGTATCAACTATGTAACACAAGGGGCGGGTTAAATCACAATGCCTATCTCATAAATCCGCCCCTCTTCGCCCCCTCAACTGCCATTCTACATAAAGCAGACTGACCAGCCTGCGCCTCAATACCGGCTTCATCATAGATAATATGATCCTCTGGAATTCCTAAAATAGCTGCTCTTTGCAAGGTAAGAATAATTGTCTCTTCAAGTTCATATGTGCCGGGGTATGTGGCTTTATTTCCGTTATTACTTACACTAATAATAAACTTACCTGCAGGGACCCCGTCCACGAATAGCCAAGCACCCTTGCTAGTATCACGTTTTGTATTCTTCACTTTATCACCCTTTCAGTTGCTTAAATAAAATCCAGCAGGTTAGCAATGGTGCTAACCTGCTGGATTTCTCTTGCCTATTATAATGAATACTGCATTCCAGTAACGAGTCTTTGATTGAACATATCCTCAGTAGCATCTTGGACAAAATTAACCTGCCCTGCAGGGGTACCAGCTAATAGTTGATTTGTTTGGTTTATGGTCACGTTATTGTTTCTTGTACTAGTCCCAGCCAAATCTAGATTAGGGTTTAGATTGATTCCGTAATTATTATTTGCCGCAATTTTAGATGTTCCAGTTGGGCTATTAACGTCAAGGCTTGCATTTATCATGCCTTTCGTTAAATCCATCCCTGCAAGCTTTGCTATTGCCTGACCTGCCCATCCTAGTTTTGATAATACATAAGTTCCTATTGCGGTTCCTATTTGCTGCAATACAGACAATGCCGTTGATAATAAATTCTTAAAAAATCCAACAACAGTGTCTATTGCGCCGCTAAAATTCCCTGTAAAAACTTGAGTCAAAAATTTTAAAGCTAACACAATACCGCTAACAATGCCTTGCCATATTGTCAGTAACAAACTAAAAATTACTTGACCGTTATTGGTAATATCCATAAATTGAGCAATAATCCACTGCACAATAGGAGTAAGAAATGCCACAATTACATTAAACGCAGAAATAAAACCGTCTTTTATTGCCATTATCGCTGGTGTTCCTTCGGACT
Proteins encoded in this window:
- the pstA gene encoding phosphate ABC transporter permease PstA, whose protein sequence is MSAKVFDKLATLLMWLAGIVILGILAAFLLYILYKGVPVLSWDFIFGKSSDIQAGGGVGAQLFNSFYILFLSLLVSIPLAIGAGVYLAEYARDNKLTDLIRLSTESLATVPSIVLGLFGMIIFVNALGMGFSIIGGALTLMLLNLPVLVRVTEESVRNVPVHYREASLALGATKWQTIWRVVLPNALPGIITGVTLTAGRALGETAILIFTAGTTVGRQIVNFDVTAAGETLAVHLWYVMAVGLVPDRVEIANGSGALLIITILILNLLFTIPSRILQRKLGAGGH
- the pstC gene encoding phosphate ABC transporter permease subunit PstC, with the protein product MQLVSKEHKTKLLYDHYMRYLFIASASLMTIIIVTIIVFVGGQGLLTFKEVSPLDFFFSAKWDPMGLEYGALSFIVGSLAVTVLSILLGAPLGLAGAIFMAKIAPAWLSKIMRPATDLYVAIPSVVYGFVGLTIIVPFIRTYFNVNIGFGLLAASIILAIMILPTIVSISEDALRAVPKSLEEASLALGATRWQTIWHVLLPSALPGILTSIILAMARAVGETMAVQMVIGNTPQLATSLFMPTSTLPSEIVVEMGNTPFGSAWGNALFLMAFVLLVLSLLMILIIRRIARKKVI
- a CDS encoding tyrosine-type recombinase/integrase; this encodes MAGKRLPNGYGTRPRQLKDRRWRIDITITDDEGTSKRRSVYGLSEKEVIAKRDSLIEQAKNGCSVTSQADKLTLGKWIDEWLETYKKDKVSSGTYNLYSYCYKLWISDKLKDMPLKKIRHNLLQKFINESEKKYSGQTCGIIRVVLQQSLSMAVKNKYILNNPAEGLQVPPKGKKKVVPLIKDELKLLLSETKGTRNYLFYVLSVYSGARIGEVLGLSWADINFKKNTIHINHSLNYNSKLKKCELGPTKTGKPRDVPILPKLIDIIKQHKAEQAKEKLQIGKEYNKENMVFCDYNGLYLSPNNMRIQFNKVINQLGISKECTPHTLRHTFVSQMISAGNNIKLISEIVGHANINITMDTYGHLIPGDASKAIEALSKQMDDIAI
- a CDS encoding helix-turn-helix domain-containing protein, whose amino-acid sequence is MDEYLTPEELGKILKVNEKVIVDLLNSGDIPGIKIGYLWRIPKTKLEECFESNIRHAKPINFTNTIKFIKPTKKAIRPTDSNSLMRTPKNVMEKFLTCDDVAERYGVKKITIWSWIREKKLNAIQTGKKYRIRPEDLKAFEDARMSVQIISKEQKNESL
- a CDS encoding helix-turn-helix domain-containing protein, with product MQCKCGITIPTKAKFCPECGTSAPVETKIEIQPIKQVSHILTVNEASVFLKISRSKLYELVSQDAIPWFPVGSHKRFLTQELLDWAKNRGRL
- a CDS encoding helix-turn-helix domain-containing protein: MIKFKLDRIMFEKDKIKVPKLQELSGVNKNTLYAIYNNTATRVDLSVLNRLCAALNCQPGDLLEYVPSQIEE
- a CDS encoding HIRAN domain-containing protein produces the protein MNTLEVVWKDLNTRQRFVVGTLTKGIKYSFRYKKETIDKACEKGFNGIVAFPDLKKEYINNVLFPAFGTRLPDEKRKDINNILSKYNLENYDSFELLKKSGGRSPIDTLEFIEPIDLSKVKENIKATREFFIAGVRHCNLCNDKIDNRCTIKIPLQKGEILRLELEPSNHYDPDAVAVYKDNYKIGYIPMYYSKAVGEAIKGNLEVDLIVKDFDSMACCQECLKVLLTIVDE
- a CDS encoding HipA domain-containing protein; the encoded protein is MNDVTVFDEWEIYEEAVDGSGRGKKNWLKNSRTKEIGLFKYPKEHTSGLNLLTGEHWAENIASSIAMLIGIPCAKTEIGIFKDEIGVMSYLVLDYNSEILVEGVQYITKLYPMFNVNTLYDETNHKRYSLQMIEECIEDTGLFDEFIKIPIFDCLIGNSDRHQSNWGIITDRSGNPLKISPVYDNGSSLCCRVKEEDVDNFFKDGNRFKALIESKSLSAISWMDNRKTRQFDLLNNINDKYYDQTIDIVKQLRNALSDGAISKCVESISSEFMSEKHKQLVVRFLQVRRDKILQIYNLK